Proteins encoded by one window of Nocardia goodfellowii:
- a CDS encoding gluconeogenesis factor YvcK family protein, giving the protein MTGWESNPAIVALGGGHGLYATLTAVRRLTRKICAVVTVADDGGSSGRLRAELGVLPPGDLRMALAALTADPDSVWTRTIQHRFGGTGALAGHSVGNLILAGLTEVLGNPVDALDELGKMLKVTGRVLPMSPIALDIEADVSGLEADPRVSRCIRGQVAVATTPGKVRRVRLIPSDPPASPEATSAIEHADVVVLGPGSWFTSVIPHVLVPELRDALVYTRARKVLVLNLAAEPGETAGFSAERHLHVLSQHAPEFVVDEVLVDSGSVPEGREREHVARAAEQLRARVTFSDVAEAGTDRHHPGKLAAALDQLIRQPRPQKAGLRVEGRHMGADVRSGLGGKERVSWQ; this is encoded by the coding sequence ATGACAGGGTGGGAATCCAATCCCGCCATCGTGGCGCTCGGCGGCGGGCACGGACTGTATGCGACTTTGACCGCGGTGCGGCGGCTGACCCGCAAGATCTGCGCGGTGGTCACCGTGGCCGACGACGGTGGTTCCTCCGGCCGGCTACGCGCCGAGCTAGGTGTGCTACCCCCGGGTGATCTGCGAATGGCGTTGGCCGCCTTGACCGCTGACCCGGACAGCGTCTGGACTCGGACGATTCAGCACCGTTTCGGCGGCACCGGCGCGCTGGCCGGTCACTCGGTCGGGAACCTGATCCTCGCGGGCCTCACCGAGGTGCTCGGCAACCCGGTGGACGCGCTCGACGAACTGGGGAAGATGCTGAAGGTGACCGGCCGGGTCCTGCCGATGTCACCCATCGCCCTGGATATCGAAGCGGATGTGTCCGGGCTGGAAGCGGATCCGCGCGTGAGCCGCTGTATCCGCGGCCAGGTCGCGGTCGCCACCACGCCGGGCAAAGTGCGTCGCGTGCGTTTGATCCCCTCGGATCCGCCCGCCAGCCCGGAGGCCACCTCGGCCATCGAACACGCGGATGTCGTTGTGCTGGGCCCGGGTTCGTGGTTCACCAGCGTGATCCCGCATGTGCTGGTCCCCGAATTGCGTGACGCGCTGGTCTATACCCGTGCGCGCAAGGTGCTGGTGCTGAATCTGGCCGCGGAACCGGGCGAGACGGCGGGGTTCTCCGCCGAACGTCATCTGCATGTATTGTCCCAGCACGCACCGGAATTCGTGGTCGACGAGGTTTTGGTCGATTCGGGCTCGGTGCCGGAAGGCCGGGAGCGTGAACATGTGGCCAGGGCAGCCGAGCAGTTGCGGGCGCGAGTAACCTTTTCCGATGTCGCCGAAGCGGGAACCGACCGGCATCACCCCGGAAAGCTCGCCGCCGCACTGGATCAGCTGATCCGGCAACCTCGGCCGCAAAAGGCAGGGCTTCGAGTCGAAGGACGGCACATGGGCGCGGATGTGCGGTCCGGGTTGGGTGGAAAGGAGCGCGTCTCGTGGCAATGA
- the rapZ gene encoding RNase adapter RapZ gives MTRVESNSTAGGPRSAADSAVPTAGSQQVEVVIVTGLSGAGRGTAARVLEDLGWYVTDNLPPELIGRMVELGASADPPIRRLALVMDVRSRFFTGNLSVVTEQLRARGVRTRILFLEASDDVLIRRFGFARRRHPLQSESSDGTLSAGIAAERIRLSTVKTAADLVIDTSELSIHQLHRKLEEAYGGGTPAALQLTVQSFGFKYGVPLDADMVLDVRFLPNPHWIPELREHSGQEAVVSEYVLSRPGAADYLRTAHHLVDLTTNGYRQEGKRYMTVAVGCTGGKHRSVAIAEALGELMGAQFDESGESDVVRVVHRDLGRE, from the coding sequence ATGACACGCGTCGAATCGAACAGCACTGCGGGCGGCCCCCGGTCGGCCGCCGATTCCGCCGTGCCCACCGCCGGTTCGCAGCAGGTCGAGGTCGTCATCGTGACCGGTTTGTCCGGTGCCGGCCGCGGGACAGCGGCCCGGGTGCTGGAGGACCTGGGCTGGTACGTCACCGACAACCTGCCGCCGGAGCTGATCGGCCGCATGGTCGAACTCGGCGCCTCCGCCGACCCCCCGATCCGCCGGTTGGCCCTGGTCATGGACGTGCGCAGTCGCTTCTTCACCGGTAATCTCTCGGTCGTCACCGAACAGCTGCGGGCGCGCGGCGTGCGCACCCGCATCCTGTTCCTGGAAGCCTCCGACGACGTCCTGATCCGCCGTTTCGGTTTCGCCCGCCGTCGTCATCCGCTGCAGAGCGAGAGCTCGGACGGCACGCTGTCCGCGGGCATCGCCGCCGAACGGATTCGCCTGTCGACCGTGAAAACCGCGGCCGACCTGGTCATCGATACATCGGAATTGTCGATCCATCAATTGCATCGCAAGCTCGAGGAGGCCTACGGCGGCGGTACACCCGCCGCATTGCAGCTGACCGTGCAGTCCTTCGGCTTCAAGTACGGGGTTCCGCTGGACGCAGACATGGTGTTGGATGTGCGTTTTCTACCCAATCCGCATTGGATACCGGAACTTCGGGAACATTCGGGACAGGAAGCGGTGGTCAGCGAGTACGTGCTGTCGCGCCCCGGCGCGGCCGACTATCTGCGTACGGCGCACCACCTGGTCGACCTGACGACGAACGGTTACCGCCAAGAGGGGAAGCGATACATGACGGTGGCAGTGGGCTGCACCGGAGGCAAGCACCGCAGCGTGGCGATAGCCGAGGCGCTCGGCGAACTGATGGGCGCGCAATTCGACGAGTCGGGCGAATCCGACGTCGTGCGCGTGGTGCATCGGGATCTGGGGCGCGAATGA
- the gap gene encoding type I glyceraldehyde-3-phosphate dehydrogenase has product MTVRVGINGFGRIGRNFFRAVEAQKALGTTDIEIVAVNDLTDNATLATLLKYDSILGRLPQDVSLDGDDTIVVGDQRIKALAIKEGPAALPWGDLGVDVVVESTGIFTDATKAKGHLAAGAKKVIISAPAKGEDLTVVMGVNDSQYDGSQNIISNASCTTNCLGPLAKVLNDTFGIERGLMTTIHAYTQDQNLQDGPHSDLRRARAAALNIVPTGTGAAKAIGLVLPELQGKLDGYALRVPVPTGSVTDLTVTLSKAASIEAINAAYQAAAEGALKGFLKYNVDPIVSSDIVTDPHSCIYDAPLTKVIDDQVKVVGWYDNEWGYSNRLADLIGLVGKSL; this is encoded by the coding sequence GTGACTGTCCGGGTAGGCATCAACGGCTTCGGTCGTATCGGACGTAATTTCTTCCGCGCGGTGGAGGCGCAGAAGGCGCTCGGCACCACCGACATCGAGATCGTCGCGGTCAACGACCTCACCGACAACGCGACCCTCGCCACCTTGCTGAAGTACGACTCGATCCTCGGCCGCCTGCCGCAGGATGTCTCGCTCGACGGCGACGACACCATCGTGGTCGGCGATCAGCGGATCAAGGCACTGGCCATCAAGGAAGGCCCGGCCGCGCTGCCCTGGGGCGACCTGGGCGTCGATGTGGTCGTCGAGTCGACCGGCATCTTCACCGACGCGACCAAGGCGAAGGGCCACCTGGCGGCCGGCGCCAAGAAGGTCATCATCTCCGCGCCCGCCAAGGGCGAGGATCTGACCGTGGTCATGGGCGTCAACGACAGCCAGTACGACGGCAGCCAGAACATCATCTCCAACGCCTCGTGCACCACCAACTGCCTGGGCCCGCTGGCGAAGGTGCTGAACGACACCTTCGGCATCGAGCGTGGTCTGATGACCACCATCCACGCCTACACGCAGGATCAGAACCTGCAGGACGGCCCGCACAGCGACCTGCGTCGCGCCCGCGCCGCCGCCCTGAACATCGTGCCGACCGGCACCGGCGCCGCCAAGGCCATCGGCCTGGTACTGCCCGAACTGCAGGGCAAGCTGGACGGTTACGCGCTGCGTGTCCCGGTCCCCACGGGGTCGGTCACCGATCTCACCGTGACGCTGTCCAAGGCGGCCTCGATCGAGGCGATCAACGCCGCGTACCAGGCCGCCGCCGAGGGCGCGCTGAAGGGTTTCCTGAAGTACAACGTGGACCCGATCGTGTCCAGCGACATCGTCACCGACCCGCACTCCTGCATCTACGACGCGCCGCTGACCAAGGTCATCGACGATCAGGTGAAGGTGGTCGGCTGGTACGACAACGAGTGGGGCTACTCGAACCGTCTCGCCGATCTCATCGGCCTCGTCGGCAAGTCGCTCTGA
- the whiA gene encoding DNA-binding protein WhiA produces MTAEVKDELSRLTVSQVSSRKAELSALLRFAGGLHIVGGRVIVEAEVDMGSIARRLRREIFELYGYGSDVHVLGAGGLRKTSRYVVRVSKEGEALARQTGLLDVRGRPVRGLPAQVVGGSIADAEAAWRGAFLAHGSLTEPGRSSALEVSCPGPEAALALVGAARRLGITAKAREVRGTDRVVVRDGEAIGALLTRMGAQDTRLTWEERRMRREVRATANRLANFDDANLRRSARAAVAAAARVERALDILGDDVPDHLAAAGKLRVQHRQASLEELGQLADPPMTKDAVAGRIRRLLSMADRRAKELGVPDTESAVTAELLDEA; encoded by the coding sequence ATGACAGCCGAGGTTAAAGACGAGCTGAGCAGGCTCACGGTTTCCCAGGTGAGTTCCCGCAAGGCCGAACTGTCCGCGCTGCTACGTTTCGCCGGAGGCCTGCACATCGTCGGCGGCCGGGTGATCGTGGAAGCCGAAGTCGATATGGGCTCCATCGCACGACGGCTCCGCCGGGAAATCTTCGAGCTCTACGGCTACGGCTCCGACGTGCACGTGCTCGGTGCGGGCGGTCTGCGTAAGACCTCCCGCTACGTGGTGCGCGTGTCCAAGGAGGGCGAGGCGCTGGCGCGCCAGACCGGTCTGCTCGATGTCCGTGGCCGGCCGGTGCGCGGACTGCCCGCCCAGGTGGTCGGCGGCAGCATCGCCGACGCCGAAGCCGCTTGGCGCGGAGCGTTTCTGGCACACGGCTCGCTCACCGAGCCCGGTCGTTCCTCGGCGCTCGAGGTCAGCTGCCCCGGTCCCGAGGCGGCGCTCGCGCTCGTCGGCGCGGCCCGGCGGCTCGGTATCACCGCCAAGGCGCGCGAGGTGCGCGGTACCGACCGCGTCGTGGTGCGGGACGGCGAGGCCATCGGCGCGTTGCTGACGCGCATGGGCGCGCAGGACACCAGGCTCACCTGGGAGGAGCGTCGCATGCGCCGCGAGGTGCGCGCGACCGCGAACCGGCTGGCCAATTTCGACGACGCCAACCTGCGCCGTTCGGCCCGCGCGGCGGTCGCCGCGGCGGCCCGCGTGGAGCGTGCGCTGGACATCCTCGGCGACGACGTGCCCGACCATCTCGCCGCGGCGGGCAAACTGCGCGTCCAGCACCGCCAGGCATCCCTGGAGGAGCTGGGCCAGCTCGCCGACCCGCCGATGACGAAAGACGCTGTCGCGGGCCGTATCCGACGCCTCCTGTCGATGGCCGACCGCCGCGCCAAGGAGCTGGGTGTCCCGGACACCGAATCCGCCGTCACCGCCGAGCTGCTAGACGAGGCCTGA
- the uvrC gene encoding excinuclease ABC subunit UvrC yields the protein MADPATYRPGPGTIPVEPGVYKFRDAHRRVIYVGKAKSLRSRLNSYFADVASLHPRTRQMVTTAASVEWTVVSTEVEALQLEYNWIKEFDPRFNVRYRDDKSYPVLAVTLNEEFPRLFVYRGARKKGVRYFGPYAHAWAIRETLDLLLRVFPARTCSNGVFKRHNQIGRPCLLGYIDKCAAPCVGRVSADEHRRIVEDFCDFLAGRTDRMVRELERRMQDAAEDLDFENAARLRDDVQALRRALEKQAVVLGDGTDADVIAFATDELQVSVQIFHVRDGRVRGQRGWVVDKSGDAVDAPEAGGEMAALVEQFLTQFYGEQVAVAEQSAEEQTTVVPREVLVPELPADAEQIQEWLSKLRGSGVKLRVPQRGDKKALAETVQRNAMEALAQHKLKRAGDLTSRSAALQDIQDALELDTAPLRIECVDISHVQGTDVVASLVVFEDGLPRKSEYRHFTIKEAAGEGRSDDVGSIREVTRRRFWRLRKEREELAAAESQAASRVPGDDELANPDTSAFEIDEDGLDGTLDPDDLNPPPGIDPRTGRPRKFAYPPNLYVVDGGAPQVAAAAEALDDLGITDVAVIGLAKRLEEVWVPGEADPVIMPRNSEALFLLQRVRDEAHRFAITFHRSKRSRRMTASALDSVRGLGQSRRTALVTHFGSVAKLKEATIEQITEVPGIGVATAKAVLAALNADQTDTTRVPASEN from the coding sequence GTGGCAGATCCAGCGACGTACCGGCCCGGGCCGGGGACGATTCCCGTCGAGCCCGGGGTGTACAAGTTCCGGGACGCACATCGGCGGGTCATCTATGTCGGCAAGGCGAAGAGCCTGCGCAGCAGGCTGAATTCGTACTTCGCCGATGTGGCGTCGTTGCATCCGCGCACCCGGCAGATGGTCACCACGGCGGCCAGCGTCGAGTGGACGGTCGTTTCCACCGAGGTGGAGGCGCTGCAGCTGGAATACAACTGGATCAAGGAGTTCGATCCGCGCTTCAACGTGCGGTACCGGGACGACAAGTCGTATCCGGTGCTCGCGGTCACCCTCAACGAGGAGTTCCCGCGGTTGTTCGTCTATCGCGGTGCGCGGAAGAAGGGCGTGCGTTATTTCGGGCCGTACGCGCACGCCTGGGCCATTCGCGAGACCTTGGATCTGCTGTTGCGGGTGTTCCCGGCCCGCACCTGCTCGAACGGGGTCTTCAAGCGGCACAACCAGATCGGGCGGCCCTGCCTGCTGGGGTATATCGACAAGTGCGCGGCGCCGTGCGTCGGGCGGGTCAGCGCCGACGAGCATCGCCGGATCGTGGAGGATTTCTGCGACTTCCTGGCGGGCCGCACCGACCGCATGGTCCGGGAGCTGGAACGTCGCATGCAGGACGCGGCCGAGGATCTCGATTTCGAGAACGCCGCACGCCTGCGGGACGACGTGCAGGCCCTGCGCCGCGCGCTGGAGAAGCAGGCGGTGGTGCTCGGCGACGGCACCGACGCCGATGTGATCGCCTTCGCGACCGATGAGCTCCAGGTCTCGGTGCAGATCTTCCACGTCCGCGACGGCCGGGTGCGCGGTCAGCGCGGCTGGGTGGTCGACAAATCCGGCGATGCCGTCGACGCGCCCGAGGCCGGCGGCGAGATGGCGGCCCTGGTCGAGCAGTTCCTCACCCAGTTCTACGGCGAGCAGGTCGCGGTGGCCGAACAGTCGGCCGAGGAGCAGACGACCGTGGTGCCGCGCGAGGTGCTGGTCCCCGAGTTGCCCGCCGACGCCGAACAGATCCAGGAGTGGCTGAGCAAACTGCGCGGTTCCGGCGTCAAGCTGCGGGTGCCCCAGCGCGGAGACAAGAAGGCCCTCGCCGAAACCGTGCAGCGCAACGCGATGGAAGCGCTGGCCCAGCACAAACTCAAGCGCGCCGGCGATCTGACCTCGAGATCGGCCGCGCTGCAAGACATTCAAGACGCCTTGGAACTCGACACCGCGCCGCTGCGGATCGAATGCGTCGACATCAGCCATGTCCAGGGCACCGATGTCGTGGCGTCGCTGGTGGTGTTCGAGGACGGTCTGCCCCGCAAGTCCGAGTACCGGCACTTCACGATCAAGGAGGCGGCAGGGGAGGGGCGTTCCGACGACGTCGGCAGCATCCGGGAGGTGACCAGGCGGCGGTTCTGGCGGCTCCGCAAGGAACGCGAAGAGCTGGCGGCCGCCGAATCGCAGGCGGCGTCGAGGGTTCCCGGCGACGACGAACTCGCGAACCCCGATACGAGCGCGTTCGAAATCGATGAGGACGGCCTGGACGGCACCCTCGATCCGGACGATCTCAACCCGCCGCCCGGCATCGATCCCCGCACCGGCCGTCCCCGCAAGTTCGCCTACCCGCCCAACCTCTATGTCGTCGACGGCGGCGCCCCCCAGGTCGCCGCCGCGGCCGAGGCGCTCGACGATCTGGGTATCACCGATGTCGCCGTGATCGGCCTGGCCAAGCGCCTCGAAGAGGTCTGGGTGCCGGGCGAAGCCGACCCGGTGATCATGCCCCGCAACAGTGAGGCCCTGTTCCTGTTGCAACGCGTCCGTGACGAGGCGCACCGCTTCGCCATCACCTTCCACCGCAGCAAACGGTCCCGCCGGATGACGGCCTCCGCGCTGGATTCGGTCCGGGGCCTCGGTCAGTCCCGTCGCACGGCCCTGGTCACCCATTTCGGGTCGGTCGCCAAACTCAAGGAGGCAACGATCGAGCAGATCACCGAGGTCCCCGGGATCGGCGTCGCGACCGCGAAAGCGGTGCTCGCGGCCCTCAACGCGGACCAAACGGACACGACACGCGTGCCGGCGAGCGAGAATTGA